In Sphingomonas profundi, the sequence CAACAGCTTCGTCGACCGGCGCACGGAGTGCTGCGTCATCCCGCCGAACAGCTTCGCGCTGGCCCGCACCGTGGAATATTTCCGCGTGCCGCGCGACGTGCTGGTGATCTGCCTGGGCAAATCCACCTATGCGCGCTGCGGCATCATCGTGAACGTCACCCCGCTGGAGCCGGGCTGGGAGGGCCATGTGACGCTCGAATTCTCGAACACCACGCCGCTGCCGGCCAAGGTCTACGCCAATGAGGGCGCCTGCCAGTTCCTGTTCCTGCGGGGCAACGAGCCCTGCGAGGTTACGTATGCGGACCGCGCCGGCAAATATATGGGCCAGCGCGGCGTCACCCTCCCGCGGCTTTGACGGCCGCCGCCGCGCTCAGCGCGCGGCGTAGCTCGTCAGGCGTCTCAGGCCGCGCTGGGCCAGATCGTGCGACCAGGCCGGGCTGCCGTCGGCAAGCTCCATCCGCTCGTTCGGCGCGGCCAGCACCTCGCGGTACATCGCCGCCGCGTTCGCGCCGCGTCCGTCGCGCGCGTAGAGGTGGGCGAGGTTGATCAGCACGGCGGGATCGTTGGAGCCATGCTCCACCCGCGCCGTCAGCCGCGTCTCGGCGGCGGCATATCGTCCGTTGCTGATCGCGGCATAGGCATCGGGATCGACCGGATCGATCACGCCCGCATGCGCGCCCGCAAGGGGCGCGAGTATCAGACCTCCGGCAACAAGAAACTTCAGCATCGTCCTCTCCGATTCGCTTGGGTTCGGACGACTGAGATTACGCTTTTATGACGATCCCGCGACACAAAAGTGAAGCAGGCAAAAAATATCGCGGATCATCGCTTTCGTCCCTGATGGCGGATGCCCGCCGGTCGTCCGCGCCGGCCGACGATCGGCCGCCCCTTGCCGCGCATCGGCCGTCGCACGGGCAGGTGGTTCGCGCCTTCCGGCAGCTCGAAGCGCAGCGATCCGCTGATCGGATCGGCCTCGACCAGGCGCAGCTTCAGCCGCTGGCCGATCGTGAAGGCGTCACCGCTCTCCTCGCCGGTCAGGCTGTGGCCGGTCTCGTCATGGTGGAAGCGCTCGGCGCCCAGGGTGGAGACGGGCACCAGTCCGTCGCCGCCCAGCCCCTCCACCGTGGCGAAGAAGCCGAACGCCTTCACCCCGGTGATCCGCGTATCCAGCACCTCGCCCACCTTGGTGGAGAGGAACGCCGCCACGTAGCGGTCGATCGTGTCGCGCTCCGCCTCCATCGCGCGTCGTTCCGCCTGGGAGATCAGCTCCCCCAGCCGTTCCATGCCGGCCGCGTCATCCGCGGTCAGCGCCGTCGCGGCCGCCGCCGGATCCAGACCGTAGGCGCCCACCAGCGCACGGTGCACCAGCAGGTCGGCATAGCGGCGGATGGGGCTGGTGAAATGCGCGTAGCTGCCCAGCGCCAGGCCGAAATGGCCGGCATTGCCCGGCCCGTAATAGGCCTGCGTCTGCGATCGCAGCACCTGCTCCATCACCCGCGGCCGCGCCTCGTCGTCGGTCTCCAGCTTCGCCAATATGTGGTT encodes:
- the dcd gene encoding dCTP deaminase, with translation MSIMSDRWIREQALGCGMIEPFVEAQRNEGCISYGLSSYGYDARVADEFKIFTNVDSATVDPKNFAANSFVDRRTECCVIPPNSFALARTVEYFRVPRDVLVICLGKSTYARCGIIVNVTPLEPGWEGHVTLEFSNTTPLPAKVYANEGACQFLFLRGNEPCEVTYADRAGKYMGQRGVTLPRL
- a CDS encoding tetratricopeptide repeat protein, producing the protein MLKFLVAGGLILAPLAGAHAGVIDPVDPDAYAAISNGRYAAAETRLTARVEHGSNDPAVLINLAHLYARDGRGANAAAMYREVLAAPNERMELADGSPAWSHDLAQRGLRRLTSYAAR